In one Podarcis muralis chromosome 7, rPodMur119.hap1.1, whole genome shotgun sequence genomic region, the following are encoded:
- the RPL13 gene encoding large ribosomal subunit protein eL13 — protein sequence MAPSRNGMILNPHFHKDWQRRVATWFNQPARKIRRRKTRQAKARRIAPRPVSGPIRPIVRCPTVRYHTKVRAGRGFSLEELRMAGINKKFAQTIGISVDPRRRNRSTEALQANVQRLKEYRSKIILFPRKPSAPKKGDSAAEELKMATQLSGPVMPIKNVYKKEKARVISEEEKNFKAFASLRMARANARLFGIRAKRAKEAAEQDVEKKK from the exons ATGGCGCCCAGCCGGAATGGCATGATCTTGAATCCCCATTTTCACAAAGACTGGCAAAGACGAGTGGCCACATGGTTTAATCAGCCTGCTAGGAAGATCCGCAG GAGGAAGACCCGTCAGGCGAAGGCCCGTCGTATTGCTCCACGTCCGGTATCTGGACCAATCAGGCCAATTGTGAGGTGCCCCACTGTACGTTACCACACAAAAGTCCGTGCTGGTAGAGGATTCAGCTTGGAGGAGCTGAGA ATGGCTGGCATCAACAAGAAGTTTGCCCAGACAATTGGTATCTCAGTGGACCCCAGGCGCCGGAACAGgtcaacagaagccctgcaagCAAATGTGCAGCGGCTGAAGGAATACCGCTCTAAGATCATTCTCTTTCCCCGGAAACCTTCTGCCCCTAAGAAGGGCGACAGTGCA GCTGAAGAGCTCAAGATGGCCACACAGCTCTCTGGACCAGTTATGCCCATCAAAAAT GTCTACAAAAAAGAGAAAGCCCGAGTTATATcggaggaagagaagaatttcAAGGCTTTTGCCAGCCTGCGCATGGCCCGGGCAAATGCTCGGCTCTTTGGCATCCGGGCTAAGCGAGCCAAGGAAGCAGCAGAGCAGGATgtggaaaagaagaaataa